DNA from Geobacter sulfurreducens PCA:
ATCCCTCTTCCTCGGCAATCCGGGCAATCTGGATAAAGTTGGCATCTTCGCAGCTCCACCCGCTCCTGATCTTCACGGTCAGCGGCAGCCGCGTGGCTCGCCGGACGGCCCTGACAATGGCCCGCACCTTGTCCGGCTCACGCATGAGGGCGCTCCCGGCGCCGGTCCCCACCACCTTCTTCACGGGGCATCCCATGTTGATGTCGATGAGGTCCCCGTATCCGTCCACAGTGGCCGCCACCCGGCCCATGACGTCCGGGTCGTCCCCGAAAAGCTGGATGCCGAGGGGGCGATCCCCCGGCACGCTCCGCAGGAGTTCGAAACTCTTTTTACCTTCCCGGACAAGGCCGTTCACGCTCACCATCTCGGTGAAGCAGAGACCTGCCCCCTGTTCGCGGGCCAGGAGGCGGAAGGGAAGGTTGGTTATCCCGGCCATGGGGGCGAGGATGAGATTGTTTCCCAGGGTCAGGGAGCCTATGGTAAGAGAACGGATCATTCGTTGGCGATCGCACGATTTTATTGCTTAAAATTTAGGCATAGTAGCATGGGGCCGGAAAAACGCAAGCTTTTATTTTGGTGTTGTCCAACGTCGCCGGGGGGGCAGTCCTTTGAGATGATTGACTTTTCGCCGGGCGAAAGGTACGCTTCGACGGGGTAAGGTTGCTCAATTGCGCCCCGGGAGTGGAGAGATGGAAATCTTCGGCGGCATGATGGTTATGATGGCGATTCTCGGCCTGTTCGTGGTGGCCGTCTGGCTGGTGCTCCCTTTCGCGGTCT
Protein-coding regions in this window:
- the dusB gene encoding tRNA dihydrouridine synthase DusB, with product MIRSLTIGSLTLGNNLILAPMAGITNLPFRLLAREQGAGLCFTEMVSVNGLVREGKKSFELLRSVPGDRPLGIQLFGDDPDVMGRVAATVDGYGDLIDINMGCPVKKVVGTGAGSALMREPDKVRAIVRAVRRATRLPLTVKIRSGWSCEDANFIQIARIAEEEGCNAVTLHPRSRAQMFEGTADWTKLAELKQAVAIPVIGSGDLFSAADVAAMLDRTGCDGVMIARGALGNPWIFRQALDLMAGREPAAASPAERLAVARRHLALFTEMAGERVAAREMRKHLGWYSHGLPGAAQFRKEINEIEGNGALMEAVSRFFTAVGAP